Proteins from a genomic interval of Sinobacterium caligoides:
- the metG gene encoding methionine--tRNA ligase: protein MADSRNILVTSALPYANGSLHLGHFLETIQTDIWVRFQKARANNCMYVCADDAHGTAIMLKAEQQGITPEQQIDNIRAEHMADLDGFLIEFDNYHSTHSEENREISAEIYKTLRANGHIANREITQLFDPEKEIFLADRYVKGTCPKCKAEDQYGDNCEVCSATYTPHELLNPFSTISGATPVEKASTHFFFKLPEFTDMLKQWTTSGSLQPQIANKLNEWLESGLQEWDISRDAPYFGFEIPDEPGKYFYVWLDAPIGYMASFKNYCDKNDVDFDQYWGKDSTAELHHFIGKDIINFHGLFWPAMLESSGYRKPTAVHTHGFLTVNGAKMSKSRGTFITGRTYLDHLNPEYLRYYFAAKLTNQVDDIDLNLEDFIARVNSDLIGKVVNIASRSAKFITKGNDGIMADALHRPELWHEAVAKSSVIAAFFENREYSKASREIMAIADATNEYFDSCEPWKLAKTEGKEAEVIAVASQCINLFKLIITYLQPILPQTALKAAAFLNAPLQWDDEIQPLLSHQINKFKPLMTRVDKDKVDAMVDAQAKAIAKEQKSTAKSKPAAKAASAIEPLAKEIGFDDFIKTDLRIAKIIKAEHVEGAKKLLKLTLDIGLEQPRQVFSGIKSQYAPEQLEGKLTVMVANLAPRKMKFGLSEGMVLAAADGNGIYLLEPHDGAIPGLRVS from the coding sequence ATGGCCGACAGCAGAAACATACTAGTGACCAGCGCCCTTCCCTACGCCAACGGTTCGCTCCACTTGGGACACTTTCTCGAGACGATCCAAACGGATATTTGGGTACGTTTCCAGAAGGCACGCGCCAATAACTGTATGTATGTCTGCGCCGACGATGCCCACGGTACCGCCATCATGCTCAAAGCCGAGCAGCAGGGCATCACGCCCGAGCAGCAAATCGACAACATCCGCGCCGAGCACATGGCCGATCTCGACGGCTTTCTAATCGAGTTTGATAACTATCACTCCACGCACAGCGAGGAGAACCGTGAGATTAGCGCCGAGATATACAAGACGCTGCGCGCCAACGGTCACATCGCCAATCGAGAGATCACCCAGCTCTTCGACCCGGAGAAGGAGATCTTCCTCGCCGACCGCTACGTTAAAGGCACCTGCCCAAAGTGTAAGGCTGAAGATCAGTACGGCGATAACTGTGAAGTTTGCTCGGCCACCTACACCCCGCACGAGCTGCTCAACCCCTTCTCCACTATTTCAGGTGCGACCCCGGTCGAGAAAGCCTCCACTCACTTCTTCTTTAAGCTGCCGGAATTTACCGACATGCTAAAGCAGTGGACCACCAGCGGTAGCCTGCAGCCGCAGATCGCCAACAAGCTCAACGAGTGGCTAGAAAGTGGCTTACAGGAGTGGGACATCTCTCGCGACGCCCCTTACTTCGGCTTTGAGATTCCCGATGAGCCGGGTAAGTACTTCTATGTCTGGCTCGACGCCCCCATCGGCTACATGGCGAGTTTCAAAAACTACTGTGATAAAAACGATGTCGACTTCGATCAATACTGGGGCAAAGATTCCACCGCCGAACTGCATCACTTCATCGGCAAGGATATCATTAACTTCCATGGTTTGTTCTGGCCGGCGATGCTCGAGTCGAGCGGTTACCGCAAGCCGACCGCCGTCCACACCCACGGTTTTCTTACCGTCAACGGTGCCAAGATGTCAAAGTCACGGGGCACCTTTATCACCGGGCGCACCTATCTCGACCACCTCAACCCCGAATACCTGCGCTACTACTTCGCGGCCAAGCTAACCAATCAAGTTGATGACATCGACCTCAACCTCGAAGACTTCATTGCCCGAGTGAACTCCGACCTAATCGGCAAGGTCGTCAATATCGCCAGCCGCAGCGCCAAGTTCATCACCAAAGGCAACGACGGCATCATGGCCGACGCCCTACACCGCCCGGAGCTGTGGCACGAAGCCGTCGCGAAGAGCAGCGTCATTGCCGCATTTTTTGAAAATCGCGAGTACAGCAAAGCATCCCGCGAGATCATGGCCATCGCCGACGCGACAAATGAGTACTTCGATAGCTGCGAGCCTTGGAAGCTCGCCAAGACCGAAGGCAAAGAGGCGGAAGTGATCGCCGTCGCCAGCCAGTGCATCAACCTCTTTAAGTTGATTATCACCTACCTGCAGCCGATTCTGCCGCAGACAGCGCTCAAGGCTGCCGCCTTCCTCAACGCACCACTGCAGTGGGACGACGAGATACAGCCACTGCTCAGTCATCAGATCAATAAGTTTAAGCCGCTGATGACCCGTGTTGATAAAGACAAGGTCGATGCTATGGTCGATGCCCAGGCAAAAGCCATCGCCAAGGAACAAAAAAGTACGGCCAAGAGCAAGCCCGCCGCTAAAGCTGCGAGCGCTATCGAACCACTCGCTAAAGAGATCGGCTTCGACGACTTCATTAAGACCGACCTGCGTATCGCCAAGATCATCAAAGCTGAGCATGTAGAGGGGGCAAAGAAACTGCTTAAGCTCACCCTCGACATCGGCCTAGAGCAGCCACGTCAGGTGTTTTCCGGTATCAAATCGCAATATGCTCCGGAACAACTCGAGGGCAAGCTCACCGTCATGGTCGCTAACCTCGCTCCACGCAAGATGAAGTTCGGCCTCTCCGAGGGCATGGTGCTAGCCGCCGCCGATGGCAATGGCATCTACTTGCTAGAACCACATGATGGCGCCATTCCCGGGCTACGTGTTTCGTAG
- the rsxA gene encoding electron transport complex subunit RsxA, translated as MIADYAMLLVGAVLVNNFVLVQFLGLCPFMGVSNKLETATGMSAATTFVLTLASVCSYLTYNYILVPLGLEYLRTIAFILVIAVVVQFTEMVVRKTSPLLHKVLGVFLPLITTNCAVLGVALLNINKQHSFLESALYGFGAAVGFSLVLVLFAAMRERLAVADVPQPFQGASIGMITAGLMSLAFMGFAGLV; from the coding sequence ATGATTGCTGATTACGCCATGCTGCTTGTAGGCGCTGTGCTGGTAAACAACTTCGTCTTGGTGCAGTTCCTCGGGCTATGCCCCTTCATGGGCGTGTCAAATAAACTCGAGACCGCCACTGGCATGTCGGCGGCCACTACGTTCGTATTAACCCTCGCCTCCGTTTGTAGTTATCTCACCTATAACTACATACTGGTTCCGCTCGGACTTGAATACCTGCGCACCATCGCCTTCATCTTGGTCATCGCCGTCGTCGTGCAATTCACCGAAATGGTGGTACGCAAGACCAGCCCACTACTGCACAAGGTACTGGGAGTATTCCTACCGCTGATCACCACTAACTGTGCGGTATTGGGTGTGGCACTGCTAAACATCAACAAGCAACACAGCTTCCTTGAGTCGGCACTCTATGGCTTCGGAGCGGCCGTCGGCTTCTCGCTGGTACTGGTACTGTTCGCCGCAATGCGTGAACGTCTCGCGGTTGCCGATGTCCCACAACCCTTCCAAGGCGCCTCGATCGGCATGATCACTGCCGGCCTCATGTCTCTGGCTTTCATGGGGTTTGCCGGCCTGGTTTAG
- the rsxB gene encoding electron transport complex subunit RsxB — protein sequence MIELISQHPFIAALVALVSLGIIFGAILGFASVKFATEGNPISDQINEILPQTQCGQCGFPGCRPYAEAIADGEPINKCPPGGEGVIAELATLLDVEPLPLDAEHGTESVKTYAFIREDECIGCTKCIQACPVDAILGAAKQMHTVITSECTGCDLCVEPCPVDCIDMVPLPITTQSWTWQKPVDGYQIIATDKQTPTHGDVSA from the coding sequence ATGATTGAGCTGATCAGCCAACACCCGTTCATCGCAGCACTGGTAGCCCTCGTGTCGCTGGGGATTATCTTCGGCGCTATTCTCGGTTTCGCCTCAGTAAAATTTGCCACCGAAGGCAACCCTATCTCTGACCAGATCAACGAGATTCTACCGCAGACGCAGTGTGGCCAGTGCGGTTTCCCCGGCTGCCGCCCCTATGCCGAAGCCATCGCCGATGGCGAGCCCATTAACAAGTGCCCCCCCGGCGGCGAAGGTGTGATCGCCGAGCTAGCGACACTACTCGATGTTGAGCCATTACCCCTCGACGCCGAGCACGGTACTGAGTCGGTCAAGACCTACGCATTCATCCGCGAGGACGAATGTATCGGCTGTACTAAATGCATACAAGCATGCCCGGTCGACGCCATCCTAGGCGCAGCCAAGCAGATGCATACCGTCATCACCAGTGAGTGTACCGGCTGCGACCTCTGCGTCGAACCCTGCCCCGTCGACTGTATCGATATGGTGCCCTTACCGATCACCACACAGAGCTGGACCTGGCAGAAACCAGTCGACGGTTACCAGATCATCGCCACCGATAAACAGACGCCCACTCATGGAGATGTAAGCGCATGA
- the rsxC gene encoding electron transport complex subunit RsxC, translating into MSRRIYDIPGGIHPAENKQQSLKRPIQSACIPKQLILPVAQHIGAPAKPIVSVGDTVLKGQKIAEANGFVSVPIHAPSSGTVTAIEPRPVTHFSGLDALCIIIETDGEDRWLEHQGCADYRALDKRELLAIIRDAGIAGMGGAGFPSAVKLSGHPDKPIATLIINATECEPYITADDMLIRERAEQIVEGVQILQHLISPTVETLIGIEDNKPEATEVLRDACAGSDIEVVSFPTKYPSGGEKQLIQILTGKEVPSGRLPSDIGVVLQNIGTAHAIYNAIALGEPLISRITTVTGEAVEQAQNYEVLIGTPSSHLLNLSGFRAKQAAKLIMGGPMMGIAVDNTDVPIVKTSNCVLVPSNAELAPPVPAQACIRCGTCANACPAGLLPQQMYWFAKAGELDKLEAHNIADCIECGCCTYVCPSNIPLVQYYRAGKADIRTKKAEADKSEHAKQRFEFREERLARAAAEKEAKRAARAQAAKDAAAKKAAAATASDDKTAGSDDKADIIKAALARSQAKKAAATSGDPVQDAIAKAQAKRSGGASEDSPEEKLAKLEQRLSKAQQKLEAAIAAGNDNIDAFRSAVEKTQAKVDEAKLQLNKQPAAVDLSDPVAAAIARAQAKRSGGANEESAEEKVAKLEQRLAKAQQKLDAAIEAGNDNIDAFRAGVEKSQQKLAAAKAELPVKATPSEAAPVEATSSAPEVDLSDPVAAAIAKAQAKRAGADSEVSAEEKVAKLEQRLAKAQQKLDMAIESGNDNIDAFRTGVEKSQQKLAAAKAELPATVEPPAETSPAKAPLVEATPAETEMDLSDPVAAAIAKAQAKRAGGGGDETPEQQIAKLQKRLNMAKEKLAIAKDEGSDKLEAFQAGVDKLQTKLAEAEALLAASE; encoded by the coding sequence ATGAGCCGACGTATTTACGACATCCCCGGCGGCATCCATCCCGCCGAGAATAAACAGCAATCGCTCAAGCGCCCCATACAGTCTGCCTGTATACCGAAGCAACTGATTCTGCCGGTCGCGCAACACATCGGTGCTCCTGCCAAGCCCATTGTTAGCGTTGGCGACACCGTGCTAAAAGGCCAGAAAATTGCTGAGGCCAATGGCTTCGTCTCGGTGCCGATTCACGCTCCAAGCTCTGGCACTGTTACAGCCATCGAGCCCCGCCCCGTCACCCATTTCTCCGGCCTCGACGCCCTCTGTATCATCATCGAAACCGACGGTGAAGATCGTTGGCTCGAACACCAGGGCTGTGCAGACTATCGAGCACTCGACAAGCGTGAATTATTAGCCATTATTCGCGATGCCGGCATTGCCGGTATGGGGGGCGCAGGCTTCCCATCTGCCGTCAAACTCAGTGGCCATCCCGACAAACCTATCGCGACACTGATCATCAACGCCACCGAGTGCGAGCCTTATATCACGGCCGATGACATGCTCATCCGTGAACGAGCAGAGCAGATCGTCGAAGGGGTGCAGATTCTACAACACCTTATTTCACCGACGGTTGAGACCTTAATCGGTATTGAAGACAACAAACCCGAAGCCACAGAGGTTTTACGTGACGCCTGTGCCGGTAGTGATATCGAGGTGGTAAGCTTTCCGACCAAATACCCTTCCGGCGGTGAAAAACAACTCATTCAGATCCTTACTGGTAAGGAAGTCCCCAGCGGTCGTCTGCCTTCGGATATCGGCGTAGTACTACAAAATATCGGTACTGCCCACGCCATTTACAATGCCATCGCCCTCGGTGAACCGCTGATTTCACGCATCACGACGGTTACCGGCGAAGCCGTAGAACAAGCGCAAAACTATGAGGTTCTCATCGGTACCCCGAGTAGCCACCTGCTCAACCTAAGCGGCTTCCGTGCCAAACAAGCCGCAAAGTTGATCATGGGCGGGCCGATGATGGGTATCGCCGTCGATAATACCGATGTCCCCATCGTCAAGACCAGTAACTGTGTGCTGGTGCCCAGTAACGCCGAACTCGCACCGCCGGTGCCTGCACAGGCCTGTATCCGCTGCGGCACCTGCGCCAATGCCTGCCCCGCTGGACTATTGCCACAGCAAATGTATTGGTTTGCCAAAGCCGGTGAACTCGACAAGCTAGAGGCGCACAACATCGCCGACTGTATCGAGTGCGGCTGCTGTACCTATGTCTGCCCCAGTAACATCCCCTTGGTACAATACTATCGCGCCGGTAAGGCCGACATCCGCACTAAGAAGGCCGAGGCCGATAAGTCTGAGCACGCCAAGCAGCGCTTTGAGTTCCGTGAGGAACGTCTGGCTCGCGCCGCCGCCGAGAAAGAGGCGAAACGAGCTGCCCGCGCGCAAGCGGCCAAGGACGCCGCAGCCAAGAAGGCTGCTGCCGCGACAGCAAGTGATGACAAAACCGCAGGCAGTGACGACAAGGCCGACATTATCAAGGCCGCCCTCGCTCGCAGCCAGGCAAAGAAAGCGGCCGCAACCAGCGGCGACCCGGTACAAGACGCCATCGCCAAAGCCCAGGCCAAACGCTCAGGTGGTGCCAGCGAGGATTCACCAGAAGAGAAGCTCGCCAAGCTCGAGCAGCGACTCAGCAAAGCGCAACAGAAGCTCGAGGCCGCCATCGCCGCGGGCAATGACAACATCGACGCTTTCCGCAGCGCCGTTGAGAAAACACAGGCCAAGGTCGACGAAGCAAAGTTACAACTTAACAAGCAACCCGCGGCCGTCGATCTCAGCGACCCCGTCGCCGCCGCCATCGCTAGGGCTCAGGCTAAGCGCAGCGGCGGTGCCAACGAAGAGTCTGCCGAAGAGAAAGTCGCCAAGCTCGAGCAGCGACTCGCCAAGGCCCAGCAGAAGCTAGACGCCGCCATCGAAGCCGGCAACGACAACATCGACGCCTTCCGTGCCGGCGTGGAGAAATCGCAGCAAAAACTCGCTGCCGCGAAGGCCGAGCTGCCTGTCAAAGCCACCCCTTCTGAAGCAGCCCCCGTTGAGGCTACCTCCTCTGCGCCCGAGGTGGATCTCAGCGACCCTGTCGCTGCCGCCATCGCCAAGGCGCAAGCCAAACGCGCAGGAGCTGACAGCGAAGTGTCGGCCGAAGAGAAAGTTGCCAAGCTCGAGCAACGACTCGCCAAGGCGCAACAGAAGCTTGATATGGCAATCGAATCTGGCAACGATAACATTGACGCCTTCCGTACTGGTGTAGAAAAGTCTCAACAGAAACTCGCTGCCGCGAAGGCCGAGCTGCCCGCTACAGTTGAACCCCCTGCCGAAACAAGCCCTGCTAAAGCCCCTCTCGTTGAAGCAACTCCCGCTGAAACCGAGATGGATCTCAGTGATCCTGTCGCCGCCGCCATCGCTAAGGCGCAAGCCAAACGCGCTGGTGGCGGCGGAGATGAGACGCCAGAGCAGCAGATCGCTAAACTGCAGAAGCGCCTCAACATGGCCAAAGAGAAGCTCGCCATCGCCAAGGACGAGGGCTCCGACAAGCTCGAAGCCTTCCAAGCAGGCGTCGATAAACTGCAGACCAAGCTGGCAGAGGCGGAAGCCCTGCTGGCCGCATCAGAATAA
- the rsxD gene encoding electron transport complex subunit RsxD, translating into MAFLKASSPHGHAANSTNQFMRLVMLATLPGVAALTYFFGFGTLVNIAWACLVAISCEALVLAIRKRPIAFYLKDGSALVTAILLAIALPPYAPWWMILIGTAFAIIVCKQLYGGMGYNPFNPAMAAYVLLLISLPVQMTSWAAPVSLLHSPVPDLWQAFQLNFGLITPVDGLTMATPLDVMKQNNGLDMQELWAANGQLGAFGGLGWEWVNLGFLLGGLYLLYKKVFTWHAPVSMLAALALMSVIFYDGGSSNSGGSPLFHLFSGATMFAAFFIITDPITSAVSIRGRLIYGALIGLMVYIIRTWGNYPDAFAFSVLLMNFAAPFIDTVSQPRVYGHAARNKQ; encoded by the coding sequence ATGGCATTTTTAAAAGCAAGTTCACCACACGGTCACGCCGCTAACAGCACCAACCAGTTCATGCGCCTCGTTATGCTAGCGACGCTGCCCGGCGTCGCGGCACTGACCTATTTCTTCGGTTTCGGCACCCTCGTGAATATCGCCTGGGCCTGCCTCGTTGCGATTAGTTGCGAGGCTCTGGTACTTGCGATCCGCAAGCGCCCCATTGCCTTCTACCTGAAGGATGGCAGCGCCCTAGTCACCGCGATCCTGCTGGCCATTGCACTGCCACCCTACGCACCGTGGTGGATGATACTCATCGGCACCGCCTTCGCGATCATCGTCTGTAAGCAGCTCTACGGCGGCATGGGCTATAACCCCTTCAACCCTGCGATGGCCGCCTATGTACTACTATTGATCTCACTCCCCGTGCAGATGACGTCTTGGGCAGCGCCGGTCTCTCTGCTCCATAGCCCGGTGCCCGACCTCTGGCAAGCCTTTCAGCTCAACTTCGGCCTTATCACCCCCGTCGACGGCCTCACCATGGCAACACCGCTGGATGTCATGAAGCAGAATAACGGCCTCGATATGCAAGAGTTATGGGCCGCCAACGGGCAGCTCGGCGCCTTCGGTGGCCTCGGTTGGGAATGGGTCAATCTCGGCTTCCTACTCGGCGGATTGTATCTGCTCTACAAGAAGGTGTTTACCTGGCACGCCCCAGTTAGCATGCTCGCCGCTCTAGCCCTTATGTCGGTAATTTTCTACGACGGCGGCAGCTCCAACTCCGGTGGCTCACCACTGTTCCACCTATTCAGTGGCGCCACCATGTTCGCCGCCTTCTTCATCATCACTGACCCTATAACCTCAGCAGTGAGCATACGTGGCCGCCTGATCTACGGCGCCCTAATCGGCTTAATGGTCTACATCATCCGCACCTGGGGCAACTACCCCGACGCCTTTGCCTTCTCCGTACTGTTAATGAACTTCGCCGCCCCGTTTATCGATACCGTCAGCCAGCCCAGAGTTTACGGCCATGCTGCACGCAATAAGCAATAG
- the rsxG gene encoding electron transport complex subunit RsxG, with protein sequence MLAQVIAKNALALGAFAIITTGAISATYLGTKDRIELEQRAAQARALTEIIHDDQHDNSMLDDTILIDDQELLGLDHPKQAFIARQQGQFVATIIPATAHDGYSGDIQLITGVYADGTIAGVRVLVHNETPGLGDKADRKKSDWVDGFVGRSLSNPSIERWSVKKDKGEFDQFTGATITPRAITHAVARSLQYFEAHREQFTADSATVKEQP encoded by the coding sequence ATGTTAGCTCAGGTCATCGCAAAAAACGCACTCGCACTTGGCGCCTTCGCCATCATCACCACCGGCGCCATCTCCGCCACTTACTTGGGCACCAAAGATCGTATCGAGCTTGAGCAACGCGCTGCTCAGGCCCGCGCACTCACCGAAATCATCCACGACGACCAGCACGACAACTCGATGCTAGACGACACCATTCTCATCGATGATCAAGAGCTGCTCGGTTTGGATCACCCCAAACAAGCCTTCATTGCCCGCCAGCAGGGCCAGTTCGTGGCCACTATCATCCCCGCTACCGCACACGATGGCTACAGCGGCGATATTCAACTGATCACAGGCGTCTACGCCGACGGCACAATTGCCGGCGTACGAGTCTTAGTGCACAACGAAACACCTGGCCTCGGCGATAAAGCCGATCGCAAAAAAAGTGATTGGGTGGACGGTTTCGTCGGCCGCTCACTCAGTAACCCCAGCATAGAGCGCTGGAGCGTGAAGAAGGACAAAGGGGAATTTGATCAATTCACCGGCGCCACCATCACTCCGCGCGCCATCACCCACGCCGTCGCCCGCAGCCTGCAATACTTCGAGGCCCACCGGGAACAGTTTACCGCCGATTCGGCCACTGTTAAGGAACAACCATAA
- a CDS encoding electron transport complex subunit E, whose translation MSANYKEISVNGLWKNNPALVQLLGLCPLLAVTGSVVNALGLGLATMAVLICSNIAVSLIRNMVSDAIRLPAFVMIIASFTTCIELLMKAYAFELYQILGIFIPLIITNCSILGRADAFASKNSLLPSALDGLTMGAGFAIVLVVLGGMREIVGSGTLFANMDLLFGSAAASWRIDVFTNYPGFLVAILPPGAFLFTGLLIALKNLIDQRLKERAEQAKEPVIAGSKRARVTGKIS comes from the coding sequence ATGAGCGCTAACTACAAAGAGATCAGCGTTAACGGCTTATGGAAGAACAACCCCGCGCTAGTGCAACTACTGGGCCTCTGCCCGCTGCTTGCCGTCACCGGCTCGGTCGTCAACGCACTAGGTTTAGGCCTCGCCACTATGGCAGTGCTGATCTGCTCCAACATCGCCGTCTCACTGATCCGCAACATGGTTTCAGACGCGATCCGTCTCCCCGCCTTCGTGATGATCATCGCCTCGTTTACCACCTGTATCGAACTACTCATGAAGGCCTACGCCTTCGAGCTATACCAGATACTCGGTATCTTTATCCCGCTGATCATCACCAACTGCTCGATTCTCGGCCGTGCCGACGCCTTTGCCAGTAAGAACAGCCTACTGCCCTCTGCCCTAGACGGTCTCACCATGGGCGCCGGCTTCGCCATCGTCCTCGTCGTACTCGGCGGCATGCGTGAAATTGTTGGCTCTGGCACTTTATTCGCTAACATGGACCTATTATTTGGTTCTGCCGCCGCCAGCTGGCGCATTGATGTATTCACCAATTACCCCGGCTTTTTAGTCGCGATTCTGCCACCCGGCGCTTTCCTCTTCACCGGCCTACTCATTGCGCTGAAAAACCTCATCGACCAACGTCTGAAGGAGCGAGCTGAACAAGCCAAGGAGCCTGTCATCGCCGGCAGCAAAAGGGCGAGGGTAACCGGTAAAATAAGTTAA